A window of Hemibagrus wyckioides isolate EC202008001 linkage group LG03, SWU_Hwy_1.0, whole genome shotgun sequence contains these coding sequences:
- the bcl2l11 gene encoding bcl-2-like protein 11 isoform X2, which yields MVFARRRRRRFFFSPSCPKAVCPRNMSRRQNRADGPAFLKEQGECGESASRAEPCESPQPSELEVFFRGGIAVPNSRVAYQTRSPVFRTLSRSSSGYFSFDSEPSSPLITHSTATQTPSPSSQVITHALQRISEARGDAQNHELWPALYNHYPPHGAASAGDMQAELHRSIGRELQRIGDEFNQLYFRQAERNGGAAPQQAQNEPAIMVWVGILIGRLLQFFLRQR from the exons ATGGTCTTTGctcgtcgtcgtcgtcgtcggtttttcttctctccttcaTGCCCTAAAGCCGTATGCCCCAGGAACATGTCCAG ACGGCAAAACCGGGCCGATGGCCCAGCCTTCTTAAAGGAGCAGGGGGAATGCGGAGAGAGCGCCTCCCGGGCCGAGCCGTGTGAGAGCCCTCAGCCGAGCGAATTGGAAGTGTTTTTTAGGGGAGGGATCGCGGTGCCGAATAGCCGTGTGGCTTACCAGACAAGGTCGCCTGTGTTCCGAACCCTCTCCAGGTCGTCGAGTGGATATTTTTCGTTCGACAGCGAGCCGAGCTCCCCGCTTATCACCCATAGCACAGCCACTCAGACCCCGAGTCCGTCTAGTCAAGTGATAACTCACGCCCTGCAGCGCATTTCAGAAGCGCGAGGCGACGCGCAGAATCATG AATTATGGCCAGCTCTCTATAACCACTATCCACCCCACGGAGCAGCATCTGCGGGGGACATGCAAGCGGAGTTGCACCGTTCCATTGGGCGAGAGTTGCAGCGCATCGGCGATGAATTTAACCAGCTTTATTTCCGCCAG GCAGAAAGAAACGGCGGTGCAGCCCCTCAACAGGCTCAGAACGAGCCGGCCATCATGGTGTGGGTAGGGATCCTGATCGGACGGCTGTTACAGTTCTTCCTGAGACAAAgatga
- the bcl2l11 gene encoding bcl-2-like protein 11 isoform X1, whose product MVFARRRRRRFFFSPSCPKAVCPRNMSRRQNRADGPAFLKEQGECGESASRAEPCESPQPSELEVFFRGGIAVPNSRVAYQTRSPVFRTLSRSSSGYFSFDSEPSSPLITHSTATQTPSPSSQVITHALQRISEARGDAQNHDRVKYYLFWKDSNQEQDKDNRKKNYGQLSITTIHPTEQHLRGTCKRSCTVPLGESCSASAMNLTSFISARQKETAVQPLNRLRTSRPSWCG is encoded by the exons ATGGTCTTTGctcgtcgtcgtcgtcgtcggtttttcttctctccttcaTGCCCTAAAGCCGTATGCCCCAGGAACATGTCCAG ACGGCAAAACCGGGCCGATGGCCCAGCCTTCTTAAAGGAGCAGGGGGAATGCGGAGAGAGCGCCTCCCGGGCCGAGCCGTGTGAGAGCCCTCAGCCGAGCGAATTGGAAGTGTTTTTTAGGGGAGGGATCGCGGTGCCGAATAGCCGTGTGGCTTACCAGACAAGGTCGCCTGTGTTCCGAACCCTCTCCAGGTCGTCGAGTGGATATTTTTCGTTCGACAGCGAGCCGAGCTCCCCGCTTATCACCCATAGCACAGCCACTCAGACCCCGAGTCCGTCTAGTCAAGTGATAACTCACGCCCTGCAGCGCATTTCAGAAGCGCGAGGCGACGCGCAGAATCATG ACAGGGTGAAATACTATTTGTTCTGGAAAGACAGCAACCAGGAGCAAGATAAAGACAACAGGAAAAAG AATTATGGCCAGCTCTCTATAACCACTATCCACCCCACGGAGCAGCATCTGCGGGGGACATGCAAGCGGAGTTGCACCGTTCCATTGGGCGAGAGTTGCAGCGCATCGGCGATGAATTTAACCAGCTTTATTTCCGCCAG GCAGAAAGAAACGGCGGTGCAGCCCCTCAACAGGCTCAGAACGAGCCGGCCATCATGGTGTGGGTAG
- the bcl2l11 gene encoding bcl-2-like protein 11 isoform X3 produces the protein MFTAVWNIPQRGINCTLHYPRQNRADGPAFLKEQGECGESASRAEPCESPQPSELEVFFRGGIAVPNSRVAYQTRSPVFRTLSRSSSGYFSFDSEPSSPLITHSTATQTPSPSSQVITHALQRISEARGDAQNHDRVKYYLFWKDSNQEQDKDNRKKNYGQLSITTIHPTEQHLRGTCKRSCTVPLGESCSASAMNLTSFISARQKETAVQPLNRLRTSRPSWCG, from the exons ATGTTTACAGCAGTTTGGAACATTCCGCAGCGTGGAATCAACTGTACACTACATTACCC ACGGCAAAACCGGGCCGATGGCCCAGCCTTCTTAAAGGAGCAGGGGGAATGCGGAGAGAGCGCCTCCCGGGCCGAGCCGTGTGAGAGCCCTCAGCCGAGCGAATTGGAAGTGTTTTTTAGGGGAGGGATCGCGGTGCCGAATAGCCGTGTGGCTTACCAGACAAGGTCGCCTGTGTTCCGAACCCTCTCCAGGTCGTCGAGTGGATATTTTTCGTTCGACAGCGAGCCGAGCTCCCCGCTTATCACCCATAGCACAGCCACTCAGACCCCGAGTCCGTCTAGTCAAGTGATAACTCACGCCCTGCAGCGCATTTCAGAAGCGCGAGGCGACGCGCAGAATCATG ACAGGGTGAAATACTATTTGTTCTGGAAAGACAGCAACCAGGAGCAAGATAAAGACAACAGGAAAAAG AATTATGGCCAGCTCTCTATAACCACTATCCACCCCACGGAGCAGCATCTGCGGGGGACATGCAAGCGGAGTTGCACCGTTCCATTGGGCGAGAGTTGCAGCGCATCGGCGATGAATTTAACCAGCTTTATTTCCGCCAG GCAGAAAGAAACGGCGGTGCAGCCCCTCAACAGGCTCAGAACGAGCCGGCCATCATGGTGTGGGTAG